From the Phycisphaerae bacterium genome, one window contains:
- a CDS encoding M20/M25/M40 family metallo-hydrolase — protein sequence MRFLKKLIETPGVPGREERVREVIKAEIKGLFDDVRVDPMGNLICRKRPGRKSSKPPLKVLIACHIDEIGFYVRHIDDNGFLRVQNVGGFDTRNLFARRVLVQGKKDLVGVLNPAGRPIHIATDEEKKKTYTVGEFFVDLFMSKTQVEKLVRIGDPVTLIQNFEEIGDVVTGKCLDNRAATWVAINAIRKVGKKSPYEIYYAATVQEEVGCRGAGPTTFGIEPDVGIALDTTLCCDTPGIEKNESITAFGKGVALKIMDGRSISHRGLLDEFAAVAEKKKIPYQLEVLPLGGTDAATIQQAGIGRKTVTISIPTRYIHTITEAEHKKDLQAAIDLLAAWLGG from the coding sequence ATGAGGTTTCTCAAGAAACTGATCGAGACGCCCGGCGTGCCGGGCCGTGAAGAACGGGTTCGCGAGGTGATCAAGGCCGAGATCAAAGGTCTCTTCGACGACGTCCGCGTCGATCCCATGGGCAACTTGATCTGCCGAAAGCGCCCCGGGCGTAAGAGCTCCAAACCGCCTCTTAAGGTGCTCATCGCGTGCCACATCGATGAGATTGGGTTTTACGTCCGGCATATCGACGACAACGGCTTTCTGCGGGTGCAGAACGTCGGTGGTTTCGATACGCGCAATCTCTTCGCCCGGCGCGTCCTGGTGCAGGGCAAAAAGGACCTGGTCGGGGTGCTCAACCCCGCCGGCCGCCCGATCCATATCGCCACCGACGAGGAAAAGAAGAAAACCTACACCGTCGGCGAGTTCTTTGTGGATCTGTTCATGTCCAAGACCCAGGTCGAAAAGCTTGTTCGCATCGGCGACCCGGTTACGTTGATTCAGAACTTCGAGGAAATCGGCGACGTGGTCACCGGCAAGTGCCTGGACAACCGGGCGGCCACCTGGGTGGCGATCAACGCCATCCGCAAGGTCGGCAAGAAGAGCCCTTACGAGATCTACTACGCCGCCACGGTCCAGGAGGAAGTCGGCTGCCGGGGGGCCGGGCCGACCACCTTTGGGATCGAACCCGACGTCGGTATCGCCCTCGACACGACACTGTGCTGCGACACGCCCGGGATCGAGAAGAATGAGAGTATCACCGCGTTCGGCAAGGGGGTGGCCCTCAAGATCATGGACGGCCGTTCCATCAGCCACCGCGGACTGCTCGACGAGTTCGCCGCCGTGGCCGAGAAAAAGAAGATCCCTTATCAGCTCGAAGTTCTGCCGCTGGGCGGCACCGACGCGGCCACCATTCAGCAGGCGGGCATCGGCCGCAAGACGGTCACCATCTCCATTCCGACGCGGTATATCCACACCATCACCGAAGCCGAGCACAAAAAGGACCTCCAGGCGGCGATCGACCTGCTGGCGGCGTGGTTGGGGGGGTGA
- a CDS encoding ABC transporter ATP-binding protein: MSDAILHAVNVRKSYILGKVVLKVLKGVSLAVQRGEFLAIMGSSGSGKSTLLHILGALDLPDEGTVVFENQDVFKVPNARRDRLRNVHFGFVFQFYHLLPELNVLENTLLPGMVGTSFLGWFSEGRRRRRYAAELLDRLGLGERIRHRPNELSGGERQRVAIARALVNRPQVLLADEPTGNLDAATGKEILGVLKTLNQEGQTIVMVTHDPVVAAAAHRIVHLADGRVTNRKA, translated from the coding sequence ATGAGTGACGCCATCCTCCATGCGGTCAACGTTCGCAAGTCGTACATCCTGGGCAAGGTTGTGCTCAAGGTGCTCAAAGGGGTGTCGCTGGCGGTGCAGCGCGGCGAGTTCCTGGCGATCATGGGCAGTTCCGGCAGCGGCAAGAGTACCCTGCTGCATATCCTCGGGGCGCTGGATCTCCCCGACGAAGGCACGGTGGTCTTTGAGAACCAGGACGTATTCAAAGTGCCAAACGCCCGGCGAGACCGGCTGAGAAACGTGCATTTCGGCTTTGTTTTCCAGTTCTACCACCTGCTCCCGGAGCTGAATGTCCTGGAAAACACCCTTTTGCCCGGCATGGTGGGCACCTCGTTTCTTGGCTGGTTCTCCGAAGGGCGTCGGCGCCGGCGATACGCGGCCGAGCTGCTCGATCGTCTGGGTCTCGGCGAACGCATCAGACACCGGCCGAACGAGCTGTCCGGCGGAGAACGCCAGCGGGTCGCCATCGCCCGCGCCCTGGTCAACCGTCCGCAAGTCTTGCTTGCCGACGAGCCGACGGGTAATCTGGACGCGGCAACCGGAAAGGAGATACTGGGTGTTCTCAAGACGCTCAACCAGGAAGGTCAGACCATTGTCATGGTCACTCACGATCCGGTGGTGGCCGCGGCGGCCCATCGCATCGTTCACCTGGCGGATGGCAGGGTAACGAATCGAAAAGCGTGA
- a CDS encoding SDR family oxidoreductase, whose amino-acid sequence MSNLFDVKGKVVAITGGGGVLCGGIAEYLAACGTKVAVMDLKLDAAEEVVRRIVAAGGIATAINANVLQRDSLEAAHKQCVETLGSVDVLINGAGGNHPAATTGPDKKFFDLPIDAFQKVMDLNIIGTILPSMVFGRAMAERGEGVIVNIASMNAFKPLTRIPAYSAAKSGVKNFTEWLAVHMAQEYSPKIRVNGVAPGFFLTHQNRFLLMDQATGNLTQRGQQIIAHTPMNRFGDPQDLYGTIIWLISPASQFVTGITVPVDGGYSAFGGV is encoded by the coding sequence ATGAGCAACCTGTTTGACGTCAAGGGCAAAGTCGTGGCGATTACCGGCGGAGGCGGAGTGTTGTGCGGCGGCATTGCCGAATACCTGGCGGCGTGCGGGACGAAAGTGGCGGTGATGGATTTGAAGCTGGACGCCGCTGAAGAGGTCGTTCGCAGAATCGTCGCCGCCGGGGGCATTGCCACGGCCATCAATGCCAACGTTCTGCAACGGGACAGCCTCGAAGCCGCTCACAAGCAATGCGTCGAAACACTCGGCTCGGTCGATGTCCTGATCAACGGCGCCGGCGGCAATCACCCAGCGGCCACCACCGGGCCGGACAAGAAGTTCTTCGACCTGCCCATCGACGCGTTTCAGAAGGTCATGGACCTGAACATCATCGGCACAATCCTGCCGTCGATGGTTTTCGGCAGGGCGATGGCCGAGCGCGGCGAGGGCGTAATCGTGAACATCGCGAGCATGAACGCTTTCAAACCGCTGACTCGCATCCCGGCTTACTCGGCCGCCAAGAGCGGGGTGAAGAACTTCACCGAGTGGCTGGCCGTGCATATGGCACAGGAGTACTCACCAAAGATCCGGGTCAACGGGGTTGCGCCAGGGTTTTTCCTGACGCACCAGAACCGATTCTTGCTGATGGACCAGGCGACCGGCAACCTGACCCAGCGCGGCCAACAGATCATCGCTCACACACCGATGAACCGCTTCGGCGACCCGCAGGATCTTTACGGCACGATCATCTGGCTGATTTCCCCCGCCTCGCAATTCGTCACCGGGATCACCGTGCCGGTTGACGGTGGTTACAGCGCGTTCGGGGGAGTGTGA
- the ilvE gene encoding branched-chain-amino-acid transaminase, which yields MNFDKPNPFDPRPDLKIWFNGRIVPVAEAKISVFDHCILYGDGVFEGLRVYDGRVFRLAQHLRRLEHSARAIRLELPMTLDEMTRAVNEAVTANNVRDGYVRLVVTRGVGYLGLSHTRTANPTVFIIADQIELYPKELYEKGMAVISASVVRNHPNAVAPRIKSCNYLNNILAKIEGLDAGVYEAIMYNHLGYVAECTGDNIFLVRDGGIQTPPITAGILEGVTRDVVIELARELKIPLREMDLTRHDLYVADECFLTGSAAEVIPVTKIDGRPIGDGNPGPVTRRLMSSFRELVRRGG from the coding sequence ATGAATTTCGACAAGCCCAACCCGTTCGACCCAAGACCCGATCTGAAGATCTGGTTCAATGGCAGGATCGTGCCGGTAGCCGAGGCGAAGATCAGCGTCTTCGATCATTGTATCCTTTACGGCGACGGCGTTTTCGAAGGGCTGAGGGTCTACGATGGGAGGGTGTTCCGTCTTGCGCAACACCTGCGCCGGCTCGAGCACTCGGCTCGCGCGATCCGGCTTGAACTGCCGATGACCCTTGACGAAATGACCCGGGCGGTCAACGAGGCTGTCACTGCCAACAACGTCCGGGACGGATATGTCCGTCTGGTGGTCACCCGTGGCGTGGGCTATCTGGGCCTCAGCCACACGAGAACCGCCAACCCGACGGTGTTCATCATCGCAGACCAGATCGAGCTGTACCCGAAGGAACTCTACGAGAAGGGTATGGCGGTGATCAGTGCGTCGGTCGTGCGGAACCATCCCAACGCGGTGGCCCCGCGGATCAAGAGCTGCAATTATCTGAACAACATCCTGGCCAAGATCGAAGGCCTCGACGCCGGCGTTTACGAGGCCATCATGTACAACCATCTGGGATACGTGGCCGAGTGCACCGGCGACAACATCTTCCTGGTGCGCGACGGAGGCATCCAGACACCGCCGATCACCGCCGGCATTCTTGAAGGTGTCACCCGAGACGTGGTGATCGAGTTGGCCCGCGAGTTGAAGATCCCGTTGCGGGAGATGGACCTGACCCGCCACGATCTCTACGTGGCGGATGAGTGCTTCCTGACCGGTTCGGCCGCCGAGGTCATCCCCGTGACCAAGATCGACGGCCGACCGATCGGCGACGGAAACCCCGGCCCGGTAACCCGCAGGCTGATGAGCAGCTTCCGTGAATTGGTCCGTCGCGGCGGGTGA